tgggtgaagaaaaattttctccgattcgttttaaatttaccacactgtagcttcaactcatgccctctagtcctagtatttttggatagcgtgaacagtcgcttcacatccacccgatccattccactcattattttatacacttctatcatatctcccctcagccgtctcttctccaagctgaaaagccctagccttctcagcctctcttcataggaaagtcgtcccatccccactatcattttcgtcgcccttcgctgtaccttttccaattctactatatcttttttgagatacggagaccagtactgaacacaatactccaggtgcggtcgcaccatggagcgatacaacggcattataacatccgcacacctggactccatacccttcctaataacacccaacattctattcgctttcctagccgcagcagcacactgagcagaaggtttcagcgtatcatcgacgacgacacccagatccctttcttgatccgtaactcctaacgcggaaccttgcaagacgtagctataattcgggttcctcttacccacatgcatcactttgcacttgtcaacattgaacttcatctgccacttgcacgcccattctcccagtctcgcaaggtcctcctgtaatcgttcacattcctcctgcgacttgacgaccctgaataattttgtgtcatcggcgaatttaattacctcactagttattcccatctctaggtcatttataaatacattaaaaagcaacggacccagcacagacccctgcgggaccccactaactaccctcctccactgagaatactggccacgcaatcctactctctgcttcctatctttcaaccagttcttaatccataataataccctacctccgattccatgactctgcaatttcttcaggagtctttcgtgcggcactttgtcaaacgccttctgaaaatccagatatacaatatcaaccggctccccattgtccacatgtttgcttaccccctcaaaaaaatgcattagattggtgaggcaagacttcccttcactaaatccgtgctgactttgtctcatcagtccatgtttttgtatatgctctgcaattttattcttaataatagcctccaccatcttgcccggcaccgacgtcagactcaccggtctataatttcccggatctcctctggaacctttcttaaaaatcggagtaacattggctaccctccagtcttccggtattacactcgattttagggacagattgcatatttctaacagtagctccgcaagttcattttttagttctattaatactctgggatgaataccatcaggtcccggtgatttactactcttcagcttgctgaactgacccattacatcctccaaggttacagagaatttgtttagtttctccgactcccccgcttcaaatattctttccggcaccggtgtcccccccaaatcctcctcggtgaagaccgaagcaaagaattcaccactgcaggctgaatattgaccccttctggaattcgttgccggagaacgtggtgaaggtggttagcttggcagagtttaaaaaggggttagacggtttcctaaaggacaagtccataaaccactactaaatggacgggaaaaatccacagttccaggaataacatgtatagaatgtttgtacgtttggccgctgtcgtggacaggatgctgggctcgatggacccttggtcttttcccagtgtggcattacttacgtacttatgtactttttatcTGCTATCACATGTCCAGACTTCTTGCGGCTTCCTATCAGTCTCTGAATTTCCTGTGTAAATATTGTTATAGGCCTAAGTCAGTAGAAATATATCCTGTGTTGGAAGTTGCCTTATCCACTGTCCATTTGCAGCATGAGACCGACAAAACCTGAAGAGCTGAGAAGTCTTACAtctttttcttcttcctccccAGGTGTCACTGGTAGTTAATGTGGCAAGTGAATGCGGATTTACAGAGAGTCACTACAAGGCCCTCCAGCAGCTGCAGAGAGAACTGGGGTCATATCATTTCAATGTTCTGGCCTTCCCATGTAACCAGTTCGGGCAACAGGAGCCAGGCAGTAACCAAGAGATTGAAACCTTTGCCAGGAAGAACTTTGGTGCCACGTTCCCCATGTTTAGCAAAGTAGCCGTCAACGGCATCGGTGCCAATGCGGCCTTCAAGTATTTAATTGGTGAGTTATCAGATGCTCTAAGAAtgttgaggcccttttacaaaagggcaaTAAACCCTTAATACACAGGTAATGTTGACTCCTGGGGACCAAGTGAGGGACTtactccccccctccacacacacttgTGGATTTCTTGACTTGTTATAGGAGTATTTAACTATTTCCTTTTCCTATCTAGTGTGAGCATAGGCATCAGAATGGGGGATCCACAGGTGCCATGGACTATCAAAAATTTccttcccttcttctaccagaaAGTGTTTATCTGGTCATCTCCCTTCCCCTGGGGCGGCAACACTACAATCAGCATTACAGAAGATGCATTGTGGCTGATAGGTGGGGGACCTGCTCAAGGCCCTATGCTGGCCAACCATGATGTGTCATCTGTAATGCTGACTGTAGCATTGTTGCCCTGAGGGAAGGGAGGTAGGACACCAGGaccttgggaggaggggggagagggaggtggaagGAAGGAGAGCGATGCTGGATGccctggggggtggggaggttaaGATGTAGGAAAGAATAGAGATGCTGAATGCCATGGGAGGAGGGCATGGGTGGGGGTGATGCTGGACTATGGAATCCTGGGTTGAGAGTGAAGCTTGCCCGCCCCCAAACAGAAAGGTGTTCTGCTTCCCCTGAGTGTCAGGCACCGCTGTGTTGCATCTACCTAACAAAGGGGGACATAATTGAGACTGACAATGCTTCCAGAACCcactggaactggattcaaggCATGGAAAGTTAAGTGTCTTGCCTAACGTCACAAGAAGCTGCTGTGGGATTTTATCCCGGGCCTACCAGTCCCCCacccactgttctaaccattaggctactcctctgttctgtaTACTACTAAtagagaggtcaatattcaaaagatttaggtGGGTAAAACTGTCTTCTACACATAAAAACCAGCCCCTTAGGGTGGGGCTGGAGATATGGTGAGGACAAGCTAACGTATTTTGCCCGTCAGCACCATACTGAGCGCAAGTCAGTTACATTTGCGCAGACAGTTCTTCTGTATAAATGGATCACATAATTGTATCTGGATAATTTTTACCTGAATCTTCACACTTGTTTGGATAAGTTCTGCTGAATTTCCATATCTGGTTACCTTACCCGCTCAATAAGTTTTCAAATACGGATCTTATAGTTTTCACTTGTGGGATATGGGTTATGTTTTATTACTTGATAGTCTACCTTTTCTTTAAACGTCAAGACTTAGAGTTCCTGGGGGAAGGGCACCACATGCAAAGAGAGAAGCCATCAAACAAAGATCTGAACTTTAGAGATAGGATGAGCTGATCTGTGGTTTTAAAGAGAGTTGTGCCATTAGAATTACACACATCAAGTGATCATATAGAATTTGCATCACTGAAGAATATTACTGTGCAATTAAAATGATCAGCTAGCTGCATGGCATAAGGGTCAATCTGAGCTATCAGTTTAACCCCCTCCTGACATAAAGTTCCAATTTCTCCATGAACAGCTCCTCTGCTTTAGAAGATAAACAGTGATCTCAGAAACAGAGAAGGGGTTAAATCACTGTCAATTTACTATAGATAATTTATTGAAACACCCAACATGGCCAGGGGTATACAAGATCATAcagcactgtaaaaaaaaaaaaacaaaacaaaaaaacaaatattaataAAACCCAAAGGACAACATATGGAAATAAAATCAGTGAATCAATAATCTTTTGTAAGTAACAAATAGATATACAtgatatttactttttttttttttactaatgacGTGTAAACTAAACAGATCATTACACAAATGAATACTTGACATAGGAACAATTAAATAATATCATATTCACTAATACTGACAATAACTAATcatcccaaggactgttttccgtaacctggtacaatcaatggtgcaggatctagactactgcaacgcactctacgccggctgtaaagagcaaataatcaagaaacttcagacagcccagaacactgcagccagactcatattcggtaagacaaaatatgaaagtgctaaacccctacgagaaaaactacactggctcccacttaaagaacgcatcacgttcaaaatatgctccctagttcacaaaatcattcacggagatgcaccagcctacatgtcagacctgatagacctaccacccaggaatgtcaaaagatcatcccacacattccttaacctgcacttccctaactgcaaaggtctaaaatacaaacaaatgcacgcgtcaaactttacctacttgagcacacagttatggaacacactaccgcgcaacttaaaaacgatttacaaactaactaacttccgtaaactactgaagacccatctctttaataaggcataccatacagatcaacaaatgtgaacatacacaactcctccacatatattcagaactgtcttataatatctgcttgctatattactatcatgttttatcattatcatgttacccaagattcttctgtaacactaaatgtctatttcctaattatatttccaccattcatgatgtattgtaagccacattgagcctgcaaaaaggtgggaaaatgtgggatacaaatgcaataaataaataataaaaaatcctTACCaacctcttttgtatttctgggaTCACTCTGTGTTTGTATTCTGGTCTCATTTGTGGTCTATTGTTTCTCCATTCTCATGTCCAGCTCCTGGTTTAGGACAGTTGTTGCAACAGCTGGTTAGATTGGAAGAGGTTAAAAAtagcctgaacccccccccctcctctttccagtggcgtagccaagggtgggcttgggtgggcccaggtccacccactttgagctcaggcccaccagtagcagcacacctatgatgtggccagcagagattcccaagctgaaaactcccaacagctgtccctcctgcataccttataaatagcagatcttcgcctgcaggaagcagcgactgatacatactgcgtacaccggccccacagccttccctctgacgtattcccgcctatgcggaaacaggaagctgcatcagtgggaaggatgtggggcctacatgagtagtgtgtattagttgctcctcactgaaaatctgaaatttaaaaggtgtgcaggagaggagggatatttgagagaccatatggcatgcaggcgagaggagagaccaaatcacctatgggatggggtggggttcttctgcccacccgtcttgggcccaggcccacccaaaattgggtgtctggctacgcccctgcccctttccctcatctccgcaCTGGGTGTTACAAATAAAGACACATGATGTCACAGTCCCAGATGGGGTTGGTTCTGATTGATCTGGGAAGCTACAATACGGAAGGAAACTGATGTCCCCCTCCTCCCCGCCCATAAAAACCTGCCTTGATAGTGTAGCATTGCTTTTGATTCATGTGAGATGTTTTTATGTATGATTCTGTATTTTTGTCTTTTACAGAATCCTCAGGGCAGGAGCCAGACTGGAACTTCTGGAAGTATCTGGTGAACAAGGATGGAAAAGTAGTAAAGGCCTGGGGGCCCAGTATTTCCTTCGAGGAGATAAGGCCCCTCATCAAAGAGCTTGTGAGGAAACTTATCCTAAGGAAGAGGGATGAATTATAACATGTCACTGTGCTGCCCCTAGACAGAAATCAGGACAACAAGTTGTCGTAAGACAAAAGGAAGGAACAAGAGTTTGGTTAAAGGGAAGTGTGAGACTTATCCCTTATTCTAGAAGTAAATTGTTCCAAACGTTAAGGTCTTTCTCTAAGATACGGGCTGAGAACCTGAgcaactggatttgattcccactcagctctttgtgactcttagcaaatcacttaaccttccgttgccccaggtacaatacttagattgtgagcccactagggacagagaaagtacctgcatataataaaagtaaaccattttgattgtaccacagaacgGCAGCATATCAAATCTCACTACCTTTAGCCTAGGAACCATTGCCCTGCAATTGCATTTCTGATGCAGTTTCCTGAGACAACAAGAACTTTTTAAATGGACAACATCAACATCCATTTGTCATCTTACTGATAGATTTAATTTGAAAAATACAAGATCCATTTTTAGATTGACCTTTTataaaatgtacaaataaaatatACTGCAGCATTCAAAGTTCTCTCGTAGGCCCTGGATCCCAGACCTTAAAAAATGGACACATCATGACAAATAAACTTGAGATGCTGTGACTACATTTTGTTCCAGGATTTCTAAGGGGTATTTTCTTGCACACTTATGGACAAGTTCTGTAACGGTGGGCAGCCACATTTATTcttagcatgcaaatttgcaagcatagattatagaataatgtcagtGGAGCacattaatttaataatgaggagCTACTTGGTGTTAATGAGTAATAATAGGCCATAAATGTTcctaattggcacaaattagcagttacatgcaGTGCACAACTGCCCTTAGCTGGTTTTCTAGAAGTTGTACAACCAAATTCAATTGTGCACACCTTCTAGAGGGGTGcgtacatgggaggggcatgggtagacatgggaggggcatgggtggtcatgggaggaacatatgtagacatgggaggggcatgggtggtcaTAGGAACAACATAGattgacatgggaggggcatgagtggttatgggaggagcatgggtggggatgggtagtcatgggaggagcataggtggatatgggagaggcatgggtggtcatgggaggagcaggggtgtcatgggaggggcatgggtggtcaTAGGAGGAGCAAAGGTTGACATGGATGGTCAGGGGTGTGCCCAGGATATGACTACTTAGGCACCTAACTGACATCAGTTAGCCATGTGCCCTTAAGTTATCcattgagctggcataagtgcttgcgccTACAGTTGCTTACGTAATTCaacacttatgctagtattctgtactcgctgttatagaatttgtactTAGTGTGCTCTATTGGGGCTCCTAACTTTAGACaccctttcttgaatttaccccttAGGGGACAACTCTAGAAAAGATaccaaaagttaggcactgagATGCAGCGCACTGATttcataatggcatctgggcacctagactctgttatagaatataagtTGACATTTAAATGCCAGCATTTAATTGTGCCCATCCATATGCACACACCTAAATGCAGTACGATCCACCCATACCCTACCCAAGCCTCATGCACCtatacacccccttgcatttacacactaatacccagattctttatatggcacccAATTTGCACGTGCAGTTTATTTGAGTAATGAGCCGATAACTAGCAATAGCTGGGcggtaacaaccaattattgcagttaattggctccaatttggatttgcatacgCCTctttctaagcgctattctataaagatgcacgcgCAAATCTATTaatgcacaactgaaaagggggcgtggctatagGGGGAGCATGGGTTGATCAGGGGCTTTCACTAAAGAtggcgcagtattatagaatttgggggatcactGCCTAATTTGCAtgagggatttacaccagccctttgattctgtaaaagtcaccaaaaattgtgcatgtaaatttaggcatggtcccgatttgtgtgcacaatttaattgaatagcaagccaatcagtgccagtaattgtctttttaacaagcaattattggcaactatatagatttaattgggaccaacacaCATAAAATTAGGtgtgggatctgcgcctaaaatttacactcgttcccaaaaagggggtgcagaaataggagggtcatagaTGGAACAAGGGCGTGGcttgagttatgcatgtaactacagaataatggtgctctgcaTATAAatataggcatgggcatttgcaccatattttcattggaGCAAATGGCCATACCTAAATATACGTGTGACTCTCTGCCTAAGCATACAATCTTTTTATtgcgccaaactttaggtgcaggttatagaatacagcttaaGTGAgtattttttggcactgattttttaagcaccatttatagaatttacccccaggtttcagttgatgtaaatcatCATTGCCAAAAGTTGGGCTTGGATCCCAATGCtacgtactattctataaatgacactcaacTTGGAGCGTCAAAACACACAGGGGTGGAAGAACGCCAGATCCAAAAAGACCAGTCCAGAAGACAcggtagtaagagcaccaaaataaagtttattgggaccctacacggtccatgtttcggctacaaagccttcatcaggggtcagcgGCTTGACGTATACAGATTGGCTTCTTAAGCTCTCAAAATGAGGAACGCATAAACAGTGTGGTGCAGTACACAATACGCAATGGGAAAGTGAACCCGCAAACCAGTTTTTCTGGTTATCCAGTTTTTCTACTcaacttggagcaccatttataggatAGTACTCAGCGCACATTCTTTTCAGCGCCCCAATTTGGGCGCTATTTactgagggggccttttacaaaggtgcacccaaacgtggcctgtgctggtgtaggcgcgtgtcatgcatgcacactagtccatttcctgagcgtgcttggaaaaaaggggatttttaaaaaatgtgctggaaaatggacgtgcagcaaaatgaaaaccagcgtgcgtccgtttttggcctgagaccttaatgccacctattgacttagtggtaaggtctcacgcactaacaGGATGGTAAGTGtgcagcgcacgccaactgccaattaccgccgggtaagggcACCACAgtagaaaattgaaaatattttctaccgcgtgttttgggcacactccaaaaatggaattacctcccGGGAagcgcggtagctgggcggtagtgtcaatttgatgcacgttggatgcacataggcgcctacgcacctttgtaaaagggcccctgaatctacagtgaaacctcagttttcgtAGATAATCCCTCCGAAAAcaatcggtgaaaaccgaggctAATATTTCCATATGagtcaatgtaaatccaattaactCGTTCTAGACactacaaaatacataccaaaacacattttatagagaataaatatagtgttTAATATTAACAAcgtttaacatggcatttacggTATCGAGGCACTATccggggtcacttcccttcttggtcttttggcactaggaccagcttcagagtcaGTGGACCCATGTCGCACAAGAAAGCTGTCCAAAGAGGTCTGTTTCTGCCGCCTCTTTAAGATTTCGGACACAAATGTTTCAGCCCCAGACTTGTCCGAACTCGCACCTTCGCCATGCCTAGTAACACTGTGTATGCCAGTGCGCCTCTTGAATTTTTCGAACCGCCCTCTGCTGGCCTTAAAATCACTACGTACACTAGCACTCGTCCCATGCATTTTCTTGATGAGATCGGCATACAACAGTCTGGCCTTTTCACATATG
This is a stretch of genomic DNA from Microcaecilia unicolor chromosome 6, aMicUni1.1, whole genome shotgun sequence. It encodes these proteins:
- the GPX7 gene encoding glutathione peroxidase 7; the protein is MLRGSAELRLPKLKVFVSLAMLIAVSTLLFLVFYASEQKTNDFYTFKIVNIRGKLISLEKYRGSVSLVVNVASECGFTESHYKALQQLQRELGSYHFNVLAFPCNQFGQQEPGSNQEIETFARKNFGATFPMFSKVAVNGIGANAAFKYLIESSGQEPDWNFWKYLVNKDGKVVKAWGPSISFEEIRPLIKELVRKLILRKRDEL